A stretch of DNA from Halorubrum sp. BOL3-1:
CCGCCGTCGACGCGCCGGAGACCGAACTCGTGGAGTGAGCCGACCGATCGCGTCGATCCGCCCGCGCTGTCAGAGCCCGTGCGACACCTCGCGCTCGACGACCTCGTACCCCTGCGCGGCGAGGACGTCCGCGTAGTACCGCTCGGCGACCCACCCCTGCGGGAGCCGCCGGAGGTCGAACCGTCGCGTCGGCGCCAGCTCGACGTCGACGACAGTCCTGCCGTCGTCCGCCTCGTGGACGGTAATCACGTACGACCCCCATGGACGACCGTCCGCCGTCCCCTCGATGTCGACAGCGGCCGACCCGGAGTCGGTCTCGCGGCGCTCGGCCGTGACGTCGATCGACGCCGACCGCAGGCCGAACAGGGACGAGACCTCGTAGGTCGCGTCGGTGCCGGCGACGCTCTCCGTTCGCACCTCGTCCGCGAGGCCCCACTGGAACGCGAGGACCGGCGGCCGCGCGGACTCGAACTCCCGGAGCACCGTCTCGGGAGGGGCCTCGGTCCGGAGACGGGACGAGCCCCGACGCCGGTACACCGGAACGCGGAACGCGACCGCGAGGACCGCGGCGACGGCAACGCCCGGCCAGAACGAGACCGCGGCGACCGCGGCGAGGAACGCGCCCGCGACGGACAGCGCGAGGACCCAACTGGTGATCCGTTCGACGCGGTGATACCGGTCGATGACTGCGTCGAGCGCGTCGCGGTCGACGCGGGAGGACTCGCTGCGGACCGTCGGGTCGGAGGGGCTGGAGGGGTCGGACACGCCTCGGACTCGTCGCGGCGAGAAATCAGGATTTCGGTCGCCCGGGCGACCGAACCGGCTTCCCCGGGCGCCCGCCGACCTCAGACCGGGTCGTCCGCGCCCGCCGGCGCCCGTCCGCAGATGCTCACGAGGTCGTGGAGGTCGTCGATCTCGTAGGTCGGCTGGCAGGTGAGTTCCGTCGACCGCCGGTGGGGACGGCGGACGAACGCGGAGTCGATACCGGCGTTGTCGGCCGCGCGAACGTCCGACTCGTTGTCCCCGACGAACAGCGCCGTCCCGGCGCCGAGGTCTTCGAGGGCCCGCTCCAGATAGTACGGCGAGGGCTTCTTCCGCGAGAGACTGGCCACCGAGGGCTCGCGGCCGTACGCGACCTCGAAGCGGCCCGACAGTCCGAAGTGGTCCAAGAGCGCGTCGACGGTCGCCTGCTGGTTCGAGGAGACGACGCCGAGCGGGGCGTCGAGCGCGCGGAGGGCGTCGACGTCGTCGTACGGCGTCTTCCGGCCCTTCCGTGCCGCGTCGATCTGCGCCGTCGCGGCGATCTCGTCTCTAACCCGCCAGAACTCCGTCGGGTCCACGCCGTAACGCTCGCAGATGTCGGTCAGGGTCGCGGGGTCGACGCCGACCGCGACGTCGTCGACGTGGGCGAGGTCCGGGTCCTCGACGCCGAGGCTCACGAACGCGTCCCAGGCGGCCTCGCGGAGCGTGTCGAACGGCGTCCGCCCGACCAGCACCCCGTCGTTGTCGAGGACGACGGCGTCGTACACACATCGTACTGCGTCGGTAACGGGCAAAAAGGTTTCACACGCCGAACAACCGGAGGAACAGCCCCGCGAGCAGCGCGACCGTCCCGACGATCACGCCGATAAAGGGGATCGGAACCGGCAGCGGGATCACGATCAGCGCGACGCCGATCGCGATCAGCGCGGTCGAGAGTTTCACGACCTGGTTCCGTCCGCGAGGCGGAAATATCTTCAGCCGGATTCCGACCGGCGGCCGACGGGTTCGGGCGCGCGAAACGACCCCCGCACTTTCAATACCCGGCCCGTCGAACACTCAGATTGGACCATGAACATCTCTGATATCGCGGTGTCGGAATACGTCGAGGTCGACGTCGATGAGCGGCTCGCCAAGGTCCGTTCTATCTTCGAGCGAGAGAACCCGAAGGGGATCGTCGTCGTCGGGGACGGCGAGTACGCCGGCGTCGTCGGGGAGAAACAGCTCATGCGCTCGCGCATGGAAGACGACACGAAGGTGTCGGCGGTGATGAAGCCCGCGCCCTCGGTCGACCGACACGAGGACGTCCGCGAGACCGCTCGACTCCTCGTCGAGGGGGACGTGAAGATCGCACCCGTCTACGAGGGCGAGAAGCTCTACGGCATCGTCACGGTCGACCAGATCCTC
This window harbors:
- a CDS encoding HAD family hydrolase, with product MYDAVVLDNDGVLVGRTPFDTLREAAWDAFVSLGVEDPDLAHVDDVAVGVDPATLTDICERYGVDPTEFWRVRDEIAATAQIDAARKGRKTPYDDVDALRALDAPLGVVSSNQQATVDALLDHFGLSGRFEVAYGREPSVASLSRKKPSPYYLERALEDLGAGTALFVGDNESDVRAADNAGIDSAFVRRPHRRSTELTCQPTYEIDDLHDLVSICGRAPAGADDPV